One genomic window of Pagrus major chromosome 22, Pma_NU_1.0 includes the following:
- the bpnt1 gene encoding 3'(2'),5'-bisphosphate nucleotidase 1 isoform X2, which produces MSGSPAVVMRLVASAYTVAEKAGAIVRKVLHSGELGIVEKTGANDLQTLADRLAQQSICASLSRRFPKITIIGEEDLPDEEVKEDLIENGHSEEILQKTCPAEYSGLKEEELVVWVDPLDGTKEYTEGLLDNVTVLIGIAYAGKAIAGVINQPFYNYQLGAGAELGRTMWGMPGLGSFGFQLKEVPGDRRIITTTRSHSNKVVTDCVDAMEPHEVVRVGGAGNKIIQLVEGRASAYVFASPGCKKWDTCAPEAILTAVGGKLTDMHGNAYRYDANVKHMNSAGVLATLRNHEYYVSRVPQSVRQALKTD; this is translated from the exons ATGTCTGGAAGTCCTGCTGTGGTTATGAGGCTGGTGGCCTCAGCCTACACTGTGGCTGAAAAGGCTGGAGCCATTGTGAGGAAGGTCCTTCACAGTGGAGAGCTTGGCATTGTGGAAAAG ACTGGAGCTAATGATCTGCAGACACTGGCGGACAGACTGGCACAGCAGAGCATTTGCGCGTCACTGTCCAGACGTTTCCCTAAAATCACCATCATTGGAGAGGAG GATCTCCCAGATGAGGAAGTAAAGGAAGATCTCATTGAGAATGGCCACTCAGAGGAAATCCTCCAGAAGACGTGTCCAGCAGAATATAGCGGgctgaaagaggaggag CTAGTTGTGTGGGTTGATCCCCTCGATGGCACAAAGGAATATACTGAAG GGCTCCTGGATAATGTGACGGTGCTGATTGGTATCGCATACGCAGGCAAAGCTATCGCAGGTGTCATCAACCAGCCTTTCTACAACTACCAG CTCGGAGCGGGAGCAGAATTAGGACGAACCATGTGGGGAATGCCAGGACTGGGCTCCTTTGGATTTCAGCTGAAGGAAGTTCCGGGTGATAGACGCATCATCACCACCACACGCTCCCATAGCAACAAGGTGGTGACCGATTGTGTAGACGCCATGGAGCCGCATGAAGTTGTAAGAGTTGGTGGAGCTGGAAACAAG ATAATCCAGCTTGTTGAAGGAAGAGCTTCTGCTTATGTGTTCGCCAGTCCAGGGTGCAAGAAGTGGGACACCTGCGCTCCTGAGGCCATTCTCACTGCTGTTGGAG GTAAACTGACTGACATGCATGGCAATGCATACCGCTACGATGCTAATGTGAAGCACATGAACTCTGCTGGTGTTCTTGCTACACTACGCAACCACGAGTACTACGTCAGCAGAGTACCACAGTCAGTGAGGCAAGCCCTGAAAACGGACTGA
- the bpnt1 gene encoding 3'(2'),5'-bisphosphate nucleotidase 1 isoform X1 produces MSGSPAVVMRLVASAYTVAEKAGAIVRKVLHSGELGIVEKTGANDLQTLADRLAQQSICASLSRRFPKITIIGEEDLPDEEVKEDLIENGHSEEILQKTCPAEYSGLKEEELVVWVDPLDGTKEYTEAARCLHHPTEAQIPHKGSDTSQLHSTALWLLDNVTVLIGIAYAGKAIAGVINQPFYNYQLGAGAELGRTMWGMPGLGSFGFQLKEVPGDRRIITTTRSHSNKVVTDCVDAMEPHEVVRVGGAGNKIIQLVEGRASAYVFASPGCKKWDTCAPEAILTAVGGKLTDMHGNAYRYDANVKHMNSAGVLATLRNHEYYVSRVPQSVRQALKTD; encoded by the exons ATGTCTGGAAGTCCTGCTGTGGTTATGAGGCTGGTGGCCTCAGCCTACACTGTGGCTGAAAAGGCTGGAGCCATTGTGAGGAAGGTCCTTCACAGTGGAGAGCTTGGCATTGTGGAAAAG ACTGGAGCTAATGATCTGCAGACACTGGCGGACAGACTGGCACAGCAGAGCATTTGCGCGTCACTGTCCAGACGTTTCCCTAAAATCACCATCATTGGAGAGGAG GATCTCCCAGATGAGGAAGTAAAGGAAGATCTCATTGAGAATGGCCACTCAGAGGAAATCCTCCAGAAGACGTGTCCAGCAGAATATAGCGGgctgaaagaggaggag CTAGTTGTGTGGGTTGATCCCCTCGATGGCACAAAGGAATATACTGAAG CGGCAAGGTGTCTCCATCACCCAACAGAAGCCCAGATACCACACAAAGGGTCGGACACCTCTCAGCTTCACAGCACAGCTCTCT GGCTCCTGGATAATGTGACGGTGCTGATTGGTATCGCATACGCAGGCAAAGCTATCGCAGGTGTCATCAACCAGCCTTTCTACAACTACCAG CTCGGAGCGGGAGCAGAATTAGGACGAACCATGTGGGGAATGCCAGGACTGGGCTCCTTTGGATTTCAGCTGAAGGAAGTTCCGGGTGATAGACGCATCATCACCACCACACGCTCCCATAGCAACAAGGTGGTGACCGATTGTGTAGACGCCATGGAGCCGCATGAAGTTGTAAGAGTTGGTGGAGCTGGAAACAAG ATAATCCAGCTTGTTGAAGGAAGAGCTTCTGCTTATGTGTTCGCCAGTCCAGGGTGCAAGAAGTGGGACACCTGCGCTCCTGAGGCCATTCTCACTGCTGTTGGAG GTAAACTGACTGACATGCATGGCAATGCATACCGCTACGATGCTAATGTGAAGCACATGAACTCTGCTGGTGTTCTTGCTACACTACGCAACCACGAGTACTACGTCAGCAGAGTACCACAGTCAGTGAGGCAAGCCCTGAAAACGGACTGA